One Nicotiana sylvestris chromosome 12, ASM39365v2, whole genome shotgun sequence genomic window carries:
- the LOC104220230 gene encoding pyruvate decarboxylase 1-like, whose amino-acid sequence MDAKIGAIDTCKPANNDVGSLPTTNTVTIHTPTVPFNSPDSTLGRHLARRLVQVGVTDVFGVPGDFNLTLLDHLIAEPGLKFIGCCNELNAGYAADGYARARGVGACVVTFTVGGLSVLNAIAGAYSENLPLICIVGGPNSNDYGTNRILHHTIGLPDFSQELRCFQTVTCYQAVVNNLEDAHELIDTAISTALKESKPVYISIGCNLPGIPHPTFSREPVPFCLSPRLSNQMGLEAAVEAAAEFLNKAVKPVVVGGPKLRVAKASEGFVELADASGYAVAVMPSAKGMVPEHHPHFIGTYWGAVSTAFCAEIVESADAYLFAGPIFNDYSSVGYSLLLKKEKAIIVQPDRVTIANGPAFGCVLMKDFLAALAKRLKHNPTAYENYRRIYVPEGHPLKCEPKEALRVNVLFEHIQRMLSGDTAVIAETGDSWFNCQKLKLPEGCGYEFQMQYGSIGWSVGATLGYAQAAREKRVIAFIGDGSFQVTAQDISTMLRCGQRTIIFLINNGGYTIEVEIHDGPYNVIKNWNYTGLVDAIHNGEGKCWTTKVHCEEELVEAIETATEAKKDCLCFIEVIVHKDDTSKELLEWGSRVSAANSRPPNPQ is encoded by the exons GTCACTTAGCACGCCGTTTAGTACAAGTCGGTGTCACTGACGTTTTCGGCGTTCCCGGCGACTTTAACCTTACACTTTTAGACCACTTAATAGCTGAACCTGGGCTTAAATTTATTGGCTGTTGTAACGAGCTAAATGCTGGATATGCTGCTGATGGGTACGCTAGAGCTCGTGGTGTTGGGGCTTGTGTTGTGACTTTTACTGTTGGTGGACTTAGTGTTCTTAATGCCATTGCTGGTGCTTATAGTGAAAATCTTCCTTTGATATGTATTGTTGGTGGGCCTAATTCTAATGATTATGGAACTAATAGAATACTTCATCATACTATTGGATTGCCTGATTTTAGTCAAGAACTTCGTTGCTTTCAAACCGTCACTTGTTACCAG GCAGTGGTGAATAACTTAGAGGATGCACATGAACTGATCGATACAGCAATATCTACGGCGTTGAAAGAAAGTAAGCCGGTTTATATAAGCATAGGTTGTAACTTGCCGGGGATTCCACACCCCACTTTTAGCCGTGAACCGGTTCCATTTTGCCTCTCTCCTAG ATTGAGTAACCAGATGGGTTTGGAAGCAGCAGTGGAGGCAGCTGCAGAATTCTTAAACAAAGCTGTGAAACCAGTTGTTGTGGGAGGGCCAAAATTGCGTGTTGCAAAGGCATCTGAGGGGTTTGTTGAATTGGCGGATGCCAGTGGATATGCTGTTGCAGTGATGCCATCGGCTAAGGGGATGGTTCCAGAACATCACCCGCACTTCATTGGAACTTACTGGGGTGCAGTGAGCACGGCATTCTGTGCTGAAATTGTGGAATCCGCTGATGCTTACTTATTTGCTGGACCTATTTTTAATGACTATAGCTCTGTTGGGTATTCTCTGCTTCTTAAGAAAGAAAAAGCAATCATTGTCCAGCCGGATCGTGTGACTATTGCGAATGGACCTGCATTTGGTTGTGTTCTAATGAAGGATTTCCTTGCTGCGTTGGCCAAGAGGCTAAAGCACAACCCAACTGCATACGAGAATTATCGTAGGATTTATGTTCCAGAGGGACATCCTCTCAAGTGTGAGCCTAAGGAGGCATTGAGGGTTAATGTTCTCTTTGAGCACATTCAGAGGATGTTGTCTGGTGACACTGCTGTGATTGCGGAGACAGGGGACTCATGGTTCAATTGCCAGAAGCTTAAACTGCCCGAGGGATGCGG GTATGAGTTCCAAATGCAGTATGGATCTATCGGTTGGTCTGTTGGCGCAACTCTTGGTTATGCTCAAGCAGCACGAGAAAAGAGGGTGATAGCTTTCATTGGTGATGGTAGCTTTCAG GTGACTGCTCAGGATATATCAACAATGCTGCGATGCGGGCAGAGGACTATCATCTTCTTGATAAACAATGGTGGTTATACAATTGAAGTTGAGATCCACGACGGACCTTACAATGTGATTAAGAATTGGAATTACACTGGACTAGTTGATGCAATCCACAACGGGGAAGGAAAATGTTGGACAACCAAG GTTCATTGTGAAGAGGAGCTTGTGGAAGCAATTGAAACTGCAACTGAAGCCAAGAAAGATTGCTTGTGTTTCATTGAAGTGATTGTTCACAAGGATGACACCAGCAAAGAGCTGCTTGAATGGGGTTCTAGAGTCTCTGCAGCTAATAGTCGTCCGCCAAATCCTCAGTAA